A portion of the Bacteroides faecium genome contains these proteins:
- a CDS encoding rhamnogalacturonan acetylesterase — MRNKLFQYACGLIIIACSLQMQAQNKVAAPMKDVNQVIDNTLDSLNKARTSRPEAGSSRKGNNPVLFLVGNSTMRTGTLGNGNNGQWGWGYYAGDYFDSNRITVENHALGGTSSRTFYNRLWPDVIKGVRPGDWVIIELGHNDNGPYDSGRARASIPGIGNDTLNVTIKETGVKETVYTYGEYMRRFIRDVKAKGAHPILFSLTPRNAWEDKDSTIVKRVNKTFGLWAKQVAEQQNVPFIDLNDITARKFEKFGKEKVKYMFYIDRIHTSAFGAKVNAESAADGIRVYEGLELANYLKPIEKDTVTGSSRKEGHPVLFTIGDSTVRNEDKDKNGMWGWGSVIADEFNLDKISVENRAMAGRSARTYLDEGRWDKVYNALQPGDFVLIQFGHNDAGDINKGKARAELRGSGDESKVFLMEKTGKYQVVYTFGWYLRKFIRDVQEKGATPIVLSHTPRNKWKDGKIERNTESFGKWTREAAEATGAYFIDLNKISADKLEKKGVKKAAAYYNHDHTHTSLKGAHMNAKSIAEGLKKSDCPLKEYLK, encoded by the coding sequence ATGAGAAACAAGTTGTTCCAATATGCATGCGGACTGATAATCATCGCATGCAGTCTGCAAATGCAGGCACAGAATAAGGTTGCTGCTCCTATGAAAGATGTCAACCAAGTGATTGACAATACGCTGGACAGCCTGAACAAAGCACGCACGTCAAGACCGGAAGCGGGTTCGAGCCGCAAAGGCAATAACCCTGTATTGTTTTTGGTGGGAAACTCCACCATGCGTACCGGAACCTTAGGGAACGGTAACAACGGACAATGGGGCTGGGGATATTATGCCGGCGATTATTTCGATTCGAACCGAATTACGGTAGAGAATCATGCGTTGGGCGGAACCAGCAGCCGCACCTTCTACAACCGCCTTTGGCCGGATGTAATCAAGGGAGTACGCCCCGGTGACTGGGTAATCATCGAACTGGGACATAATGACAACGGTCCTTATGACAGCGGACGTGCCCGTGCCTCTATTCCAGGAATCGGCAACGACACGCTGAACGTGACAATCAAAGAAACCGGAGTTAAAGAAACCGTATATACTTACGGCGAATATATGCGCCGTTTTATCCGCGACGTGAAAGCGAAAGGCGCGCATCCTATCCTATTCTCTCTCACTCCCCGCAATGCTTGGGAAGATAAGGACAGCACTATCGTCAAACGTGTCAACAAGACTTTCGGATTATGGGCGAAACAGGTAGCCGAACAGCAGAATGTTCCTTTCATTGATTTGAATGATATCACTGCCCGCAAGTTCGAGAAGTTCGGCAAGGAGAAAGTGAAATATATGTTTTATATCGACCGTATCCACACCAGTGCTTTCGGTGCCAAGGTAAATGCCGAATCTGCCGCGGACGGAATACGTGTGTATGAAGGACTGGAATTGGCCAATTATCTGAAACCAATCGAGAAAGATACCGTGACAGGTTCCAGCCGCAAGGAAGGGCATCCGGTATTGTTCACTATCGGCGACAGCACGGTCAGAAATGAGGATAAAGACAAGAACGGTATGTGGGGATGGGGAAGCGTGATAGCTGACGAGTTCAACCTGGATAAGATTTCCGTAGAAAATCGTGCGATGGCAGGACGTAGTGCACGTACATATTTGGATGAAGGTCGTTGGGATAAGGTATATAATGCCTTGCAACCGGGAGATTTCGTACTTATACAGTTCGGTCACAACGATGCAGGAGATATAAACAAGGGGAAAGCCCGTGCCGAATTACGTGGTTCGGGAGATGAAAGCAAGGTCTTTCTCATGGAAAAGACAGGAAAATACCAAGTTGTTTATACTTTCGGCTGGTATCTCCGTAAATTTATCAGGGATGTTCAGGAAAAAGGGGCGACTCCCATTGTGTTGAGCCACACTCCACGCAACAAATGGAAAGACGGAAAGATAGAACGCAATACGGAATCTTTCGGCAAATGGACACGCGAAGCTGCCGAAGCCACCGGAGCTTACTTTATCGACCTGAACAAAATTAGTGCTGATAAACTTGAAAAGAAAGGTGTAAAGAAAGCAGCCGCTTACTACAATCACGACCATACGCATACTTCTCTGAAAGGAGCGCATATGAACGCAAAAAGTATTGCGGAAGGGCTGAAAAAGAGTGATTGCCCGCTGAAGGAGTACTTAAAGTAA